A section of the Roseovarius sp. W115 genome encodes:
- the cueR gene encoding Cu(I)-responsive transcriptional regulator — MNIKDVSAQTGLPAKTIRYYEDIGLVRPDRSANGYRVFSDTQIHKLAFLGRSRALGFSIEDCRTLLALYEDNSRASADVKAVAEEHLSQIGEKIAQLEAMRDTLRTLVQSCAGDARPDCPILKDLARG, encoded by the coding sequence ATGAACATCAAGGACGTCTCCGCACAAACCGGTCTGCCTGCCAAGACAATCCGCTATTACGAGGATATCGGCCTCGTCCGCCCGGACCGCAGCGCCAATGGCTACCGGGTGTTCAGCGACACCCAAATCCACAAACTTGCCTTTCTGGGCAGGTCACGGGCGTTGGGCTTCTCCATTGAAGACTGCCGCACCCTGCTGGCGCTCTATGAAGACAACAGCCGCGCCAGTGCGGATGTGAAGGCGGTGGCCGAGGAGCATCTCAGCCAAATTGGTGAGAAGATTGCGCAACTGGAGGCGATGCGGGACACATTGCGCACATTGGTTCAAAGCTGCGCGGGGGATGCGCGTCCGGACTGTCCAATTTTGAAGGATCTGGCGCGGGGATGA
- a CDS encoding SDR family NAD(P)-dependent oxidoreductase has translation MRFEGKSALVTGGAGGIGVVLAASLRAEGARVAVSDRDSSGVEADAHLDGDLLDGAFCDALPGQAEAALGGLDMVFNNAGVITRGDITETSDADWSLTMGVNVEAPFRICRAAVPILTARGGGAIVNTSSCWGLRPGANHPLYVMSKAAVASLTQCLGRDHAHQGIRVNAVCPNEVDTPMLRTGFAIRGWTRRRRLTSSMPASRWAISPARRRSSM, from the coding sequence ATGCGATTTGAAGGGAAATCAGCGCTTGTCACCGGAGGTGCGGGCGGGATTGGCGTGGTCCTTGCCGCAAGCTTGCGCGCCGAAGGCGCGCGCGTGGCGGTAAGTGATCGCGACAGTAGCGGGGTAGAGGCCGATGCGCATCTCGATGGAGATCTGCTCGATGGGGCGTTCTGTGATGCCTTGCCGGGACAGGCCGAGGCGGCCCTTGGTGGTCTCGACATGGTCTTCAACAATGCCGGGGTCATTACACGTGGCGACATAACCGAGACAAGCGATGCAGACTGGAGCTTGACCATGGGTGTCAATGTCGAGGCGCCGTTTCGCATTTGCCGCGCCGCTGTGCCGATCCTGACTGCGCGCGGGGGTGGGGCAATTGTGAACACGTCGTCCTGCTGGGGCCTGCGCCCCGGGGCCAACCACCCACTTTATGTCATGAGCAAAGCGGCGGTGGCGTCTCTCACGCAATGCCTGGGCCGGGACCACGCGCATCAGGGCATTCGTGTGAACGCGGTCTGTCCAAATGAAGTCGACACACCCATGTTGCGCACCGGTTTCGCGATCCGGGGTTGGACCCGGAGAAGGCGATTGACGAGCTCAATGCCAGCGTCCCGGTGGGCCATATCGCCAGCCCGCAGGAGATCGTCGATGTGA
- a CDS encoding SDR family NAD(P)-dependent oxidoreductase gives MSRFEGKTALVTGASSGMGAATAALLAEGGARVFCAQRGSSDHEDITADFADPTAPQAVMEQVKSLAGRLDILINNAGVMREGTVEESPEADWHLQIQVNLTAPFLLMRHAMTLLKVSGGAIVNVGSIEGLGNNPRHPAYGASKAGLHGLTRAVAVDHGPEGVRCNAVAPGWIDTPLNEDFIESMPDPNAFRAEIGGIHPIRRTGAPEEVAQLICWLASDDASFVTGQVWTIDGGRMAQLSLP, from the coding sequence ATGAGCCGCTTTGAGGGAAAAACCGCACTCGTTACAGGGGCATCCAGCGGCATGGGCGCGGCGACAGCGGCCCTTCTGGCAGAGGGTGGCGCACGGGTCTTTTGTGCACAGCGCGGGTCCTCTGATCATGAGGATATCACGGCAGATTTTGCCGATCCAACCGCACCTCAAGCTGTGATGGAGCAGGTCAAATCCCTTGCAGGTCGCCTGGATATTCTGATCAACAATGCCGGGGTGATGCGAGAAGGCACGGTGGAGGAAAGCCCTGAAGCGGATTGGCATCTGCAAATTCAGGTCAACCTCACAGCGCCATTCTTGCTGATGCGCCATGCTATGACTTTGCTGAAAGTGAGTGGTGGCGCGATCGTGAATGTGGGCTCAATCGAGGGGCTGGGGAACAACCCCCGCCATCCCGCCTATGGCGCGTCGAAGGCCGGGCTGCACGGGCTCACGCGCGCGGTGGCGGTGGATCATGGCCCGGAGGGTGTGCGATGCAACGCGGTTGCGCCGGGCTGGATCGACACGCCGCTCAATGAGGATTTCATTGAGAGCATGCCTGACCCCAATGCGTTTCGCGCCGAGATCGGTGGCATTCACCCCATCCGCCGCACGGGCGCACCCGAGGAGGTGGCACAGCTTATCTGCTGGCTGGCGAGCGACGATGCGAGTTTTGTCACCGGTCAGGTCTGGACCATCGATGGGGGCCGTATGGCTCAGCTCAGCCTGCCATGA
- a CDS encoding NAD(P)/FAD-dependent oxidoreductase has translation MKITQMPCDPGVTGWNAILPDAAPAQMLEAETTADWLVIGGGFAGLSAVRRLSQLHPDARIVLLDAKRIGEGPAGRNSGFMIDLPHDLASEDYGGALERDIAQTRMNRRAIGFAAEMAAEYGLSAEAFTQSGKTNAAASAKGHQHNLDYAAHLTRMGEAHEVLNAAAMRDLTGSDYYQSGLYTPGTAMLQPVLFVRGVASALASNRIQIFENTPVVALERRGDWVAKTPKGQITAPKVILAVNGHANSFGHFKGRLLHVFLYGSMTRALTEAQSKRLGGAAQWGLTPADPMGSTVRKINGTGGTRIIMRNRVTYDPSLKVSEARVAAMGRTHDRSFAARFPMLEGVEMEHRWGGRLCLSWNGAPALGEVEKGLYAACCQNGLGLARGTLHGMAMAEMASGVESETVTDVMGQGEPSRLPPLPFTYLGATATMKWGEWKAGREL, from the coding sequence ATGAAGATCACCCAAATGCCCTGCGACCCCGGTGTCACGGGGTGGAACGCGATTTTGCCCGACGCAGCACCAGCGCAGATGTTGGAGGCTGAAACCACGGCGGATTGGCTTGTGATCGGTGGCGGCTTTGCTGGGTTGTCGGCGGTTCGGCGGCTCAGCCAGTTGCACCCCGATGCGCGGATTGTGCTGCTGGATGCCAAGCGGATCGGTGAGGGTCCTGCCGGGCGCAACTCCGGCTTTATGATCGACCTGCCACATGATCTGGCGTCCGAGGATTACGGCGGGGCGTTGGAAAGAGATATCGCGCAGACCCGGATGAACAGAAGGGCCATCGGTTTTGCTGCTGAGATGGCAGCGGAATATGGGTTGAGCGCAGAGGCATTTACCCAATCTGGCAAGACCAACGCCGCCGCCAGCGCCAAGGGACATCAGCACAATCTCGACTATGCCGCGCACCTGACGCGGATGGGTGAGGCGCATGAAGTGCTTAATGCCGCAGCGATGCGTGATTTGACCGGGTCGGATTACTATCAAAGCGGGCTTTACACGCCGGGAACAGCGATGCTGCAGCCTGTGCTTTTTGTGCGTGGAGTTGCCAGCGCATTGGCCAGCAACCGCATTCAGATCTTTGAAAACACGCCGGTCGTCGCATTGGAGCGGCGAGGCGATTGGGTCGCCAAAACCCCAAAAGGTCAGATCACCGCGCCCAAGGTCATTCTGGCCGTCAACGGCCATGCCAACAGCTTTGGGCATTTCAAGGGGCGGCTTTTGCATGTGTTCCTCTACGGCTCCATGACCCGCGCTCTGACGGAGGCGCAGAGCAAGCGATTGGGCGGGGCGGCACAGTGGGGTCTTACACCAGCCGACCCCATGGGCAGCACGGTGCGCAAGATCAATGGGACAGGCGGCACGCGGATCATCATGCGCAACCGGGTGACCTATGATCCCAGCCTTAAGGTGTCAGAGGCCCGCGTGGCCGCGATGGGCCGCACGCATGACCGGTCCTTCGCCGCGCGCTTTCCCATGCTTGAGGGCGTCGAGATGGAGCACCGCTGGGGCGGGCGTCTCTGCTTGAGTTGGAACGGCGCGCCCGCCTTGGGGGAAGTGGAGAAGGGGCTTTATGCCGCCTGCTGCCAGAATGGGCTTGGCCTTGCGCGGGGCACGCTGCACGGGATGGCGATGGCGGAGATGGCCTCGGGCGTCGAGAGTGAGACTGTGACGGACGTGATGGGGCAGGGGGAACCCTCTCGCCTGCCGCCCTTGCCGTTTACCTATCTCGGAGCGACCGCGACGATGAAATGGGGCGAGTGGAAGGCCGGGCGGGAGTTGTGA
- a CDS encoding SDR family oxidoreductase, with translation MGHIASPQEIVDVMLFLASDAARYMCGALVEVNGGKPVI, from the coding sequence GTGGGCCATATCGCCAGCCCGCAGGAGATCGTCGATGTGATGCTCTTTCTCGCCTCCGATGCCGCGCGGTACATGTGTGGCGCGTTGGTTGAGGTCAATGGTGGGAAGCCTGTGATATGA